From Mycobacterium cookii:
ACGACCGCGGTGTCGCGGGCACGAGTCTTGGCGACGTCCAGAAGGCCGCGGGCGTTGGTCCTTCGCAGGTGTATTACTACTTCGGGGACAAGGAAGCCCTGATCAGGGCCGTCATCGCCCACCGCATCCACGCGCTCCTGGCAACGCTCGGGGGGTTGGACAGCATGGAGGGGTTGCGAGCCTGGCGAGACTTCATCGTTGACACATATCGCCAGCAGAACTGCGAAGGCGGATGCCCGGTCGGGTCGCTGGTCGGGGAACTGGCCGAACGCTTCCCAGAGTGTCGGGCTGACCTCGCTGGTGGATTCGACCAGTGGGAAGCGGCGATCCGCAAGGGTCTACAGGCCATGTGGGGCCGGGGCGATCTGCGCCGCAAGGCCAACCCCGACCGCCTGGCGACCGCGTTGTTGGCCGCGGTCGAAGGCGGCATCATGCTCGCGCAGGTTCGCCGCGACCCCGCTCCTTTGGAAACGGCACTCGATGAGGTCCTCG
This genomic window contains:
- a CDS encoding TetR/AcrR family transcriptional regulator, encoding MAANESVTEPQRLTPKGRATRDRIVATAAQLMYDRGVAGTSLGDVQKAAGVGPSQVYYYFGDKEALIRAVIAHRIHALLATLGGLDSMEGLRAWRDFIVDTYRQQNCEGGCPVGSLVGELAERFPECRADLAGGFDQWEAAIRKGLQAMWGRGDLRRKANPDRLATALLAAVEGGIMLAQVRRDPAPLETALDEVLDRIEDLRPRRATARQ